One Pirellulales bacterium genomic window carries:
- a CDS encoding PEP-CTERM sorting domain-containing protein (PEP-CTERM proteins occur, often in large numbers, in the proteomes of bacteria that also encode an exosortase, a predicted intramembrane cysteine proteinase. The presence of a PEP-CTERM domain at a protein's C-terminus predicts cleavage within the sorting domain, followed by covalent anchoring to some some component of the (usually Gram-negative) cell surface. Many PEP-CTERM proteins exhibit an unusual sequence composition that includes large numbers of potential glycosylation sites. Expression of one such protein has been shown restore the ability of a bacterium to form floc, a type of biofilm.) has product MPEPGAAVLVLLGIAAFALRRKSAKGRPNQLFGVGAAGSQIGPVAMFYCQ; this is encoded by the coding sequence GTGCCGGAACCGGGCGCGGCGGTCCTCGTGCTGCTGGGGATCGCGGCCTTCGCCCTTCGTCGCAAGTCGGCGAAAGGGCGCCCAAATCAGTTGTTCGGGGTAGGGGCGGCAGGCTCGCAAATCGGGCCCGTCGCCATGTTCTATTGCCAGTGA